GTCCATCGACGCCGAGACCGCCGAGGGCCTCTACCAGCACGAGCCCTCGCATGGGCTGACGCCCGAGAAGCTCTACGAGCGCCGCTGGGCCCTGACGCTGCTGGAGCACGTGCTGTCCACACTGGAGCAGGAGTGCACCCGGCTCGGCAGGCAGCCGCTCTTCGAGAAGCTGCGCGGCACGCTGACGGGAGACGCGGGGCAGCTCCGCTACGCGGAGGTGGCCGAGGCCCTGGGCATGAGCGAGGGGGCGGTGAAGGTGGCGGCCCACCGGCTCCGCGGCCGGTACCGGGAGCTGCTCCGGGAGGAGATCGCCCAGACGGTCGAGCAACCCGAGGACATCGAGGATGAGATCCGCCTGCTGCTGGTCTCCCTGGAGTAGCACCGCGGCCCGACGCACATGACGACTCCCGCGCCCACGCCCCTGTGCCCCCAGTGTGGCTCGAACCTGAGCGCGGCGGGCCTGTGCCCCCGCTGTCTGCTGCTCGGCGCGCTCGACGAGGAGCCCGAGCTCCATCCGGTCTCCGGCCTCCCCTCGCGCTTCGGGGACTACGAGCTGCTCGAGCTCCTGGGCCGGGGAGGCATGGGCCGGGTGTACCGCGCGCGGCACCTGCGCCTGGAGCGCGTGGTGGCCTTGAAGATGCTCGTGGGGGGCGGGCTGGCCAGCGAGGCCGAGCTGCACCGCTTCCGCGCCGAGACCGAGGCCGCGGCCCGGCTGGATCATCCGAGCATCGTCCCCATCTACGAGGTCGGCGAGCACGACGGCTGCCCCTACTTCACGATGAAGTACGTGGAGGGCGGCAATCTCGCCGACAACCTGGAGCGGTTCCGAGGCAATGCCCGGCGAGTGGCCGAGGTGCTCGCGGTGCTCGCGCGGGCGGTGCACCACGGACACCAGCGCGGCATCCTGCACCGCGATCTGAAGCCGGCCAACGTGCTGCTGGATGCCGGGGGACGGCCGCACGTGGCGGACTTCGGCGTGGCCCGGCACCTGGAGAAGGAGGCCCACCACACCCGGTCCGGCATCGTGGTGGGCACGCCGGGCTACATGTCACCGGAACAGGCCGCCGGACGCTCCAGGAACCTGACCACCGCCACCGACGTCTACGGCCTGGGCGCCATCCTCTACGAGCTGCTCACGGGCCAGCCGCCCTTCACGGCGGACACCCCCACCCAGGTGCTCCGGCGGGTCCTCGAGACCGAGCCCACTCCACCGCACCAGCTCGCGCCCGGCATCGATCGGGACCTGGAGACGCTGTGTCTCAAGTGCCTGGAGAAGGATCCGGCGCGGCGCTACGGCTCGGCGGAGGAGCTGGCCGAGGAGTTGGAGCGTTATCTTCGGGGCGAGCCCATCCTCGCCCGGCCCATGGGGAGGGCCGCTCGGGTGTGGCGGTGGTGCCGGCGGCACCCGGTCCCCGCGGGGCTGGTGGGCAGCATCGCCTGGCTGCTGCTCGTCACGGCGGGGGCGGCCATCACCGTGGCACAAGCGCAGGTGGACGATCGGCGCAGGGAGGAGCTGAGCACGAACATCTACGCCGCCCGCACGGTCGCGGGCACGGTGCTCTTCAAGCTCGAGGAGTACAGCGACGCCATCGAGCGGGCCGCCAGCTCGCCCCGGTTGCGCGAGCCGCTCCTGCGCCATGATCTGCCCGCCCTCCAGGGCTTCTGCCGGGAGATGTACGAGGCGCACGAGGATCCCCGGCTCGGCCTGAAGCTCCCGGGTGGGGAGTCGCCGTTCGACAGCTGGTTCATCGTGGATGCCCAGGGGACGGTGCTGGCCCGCTGGCCCGAGCCATCCCGGGACTTCCTGGGGAAGAACTTCGCGTGGCGCGACTACTTCGAAGGCGCGAAACGCAACGCGCTCGCGCAGCGGGTCCAGCCCTACATCTCACGCGCGTTCCTGTCCGAGGCGGATGATCGCCACCGCTTCGCGATCTCCATTCCGCTGCTCGATGCGGAGGGGGGATGGAGGGGAGTGCTGGTGGGCATGGTGGGCACCGGCGCCACCCTGGGTTCCCTGCGCCTGAGCGATCCGGACGAGGCCCGGCACCGGACGGCCGTGCTCGTCGCGCCTCGGGACAGGAACCGGAGCGAGGCCGGACAGCCGGCCCCCGGGGGTTACATCATCCTGCTCCACGAGGCGCTCGGGCACGGCGAGTCCCTGCCACTCGATGGAGGCCTGGCGCGTGAGCTCGACGAGGTGCGCAGGTCCCTGACCCTCGCGGAGGGCGAGCAGCTCCGGATGCCCGAGCCCTGGCCCACCGTGACGCTCGCCGAGCACCGGGATCCACTCGCGACAAGGGAGGGACCCTGGCTCGCGGCCCTGGCACCGGTGGGCTACACGGGGTTCGTCATCATCGTGCAGACGCCCGCCGACGCGGCCTTCGAGATGGACAAGACGCTGGCCCGCCGCCTGGTGCTGTGGGGCGGCGTGCCCTTCCTGCTCGGGGAAGCGTTGCTCGGGCTCGTGTTGTGGTCCGCCTGGCGTGCGACGGTCCGGTGGCGCGAGTCCCGGGAGACATGAGGCCGTGCCGCGCTGGCCGGGCGATGGGGCAAGCGCACGAAAGCCGCTCTCATCCAGCGGCGTTGGAAGCAGCGGCTTCCATACGCAACTTCTCCAAAAATAGAGCAGGAGAAGAAGCCATGCAGGAAAGGAAGAGAGCGCTCGCCTGGTGTGTGTTGGTGTTGCTCATCGGTCTTCCCGCGATGGGCGCGACGGTGAAATCCATTCCGATGCCCGAGCCGGGAACCTGGTCGGTGGACACCACCGGCAGACTCCGGGCCGAGACCCTCGCGGAGCTGAACCGGATTGGAACGCAGGTCAATGCGTCCGGCCAGGGGCAGCTCGCCATCGTCATGGTGGACTCGACGGAGGGACGGCAGCCTCGCGCCTTCGCCACCGAGCTCTTCAATCACTGGGGCGTCGGGCATGCGGAGCGGAACGATGGAGCACTCCTGTTCGTCGCCATGGACGATCGCAAGGTGGAGATCGTCCTCGGGGATGGCGTGGACTCGGCCGAGGACATCCAGCGCAGCGATGCGGTGATGGCCCGCATCATCCCCCTCTTCAAGCAAGGAGACGCCGACAGCGCGGTGCTCGAGGGGACGCAAGGGTTGAGCGCATTGCTGGCCCAGCATCCCGCCAGCACCGCTCCGGGCACCGGTATGTCCCTGGGTGGCGGGTTGGCGGCGCCGAATCAGCTCAGCGAAGAGAGCGGCTCACGGAGTTCCGGCGGCTCTCCCGCCTTCGGACTCTTCGTGGTCGCCGCCGTCATCGCCGGGATCGTGGCGATATTCAAGATGGACAAGAACTCCCGTGGGCCCCGGAAGCCCCGCCGTTCGACCACCACCACCACCACCCCTTACTGGGGAGGTGGAGGCTTCTTTGGCGGTGGCGGCTACTCTGGCGGCGGTGGCGGAGGTGGAGGCGGCGGCTACGGAGGCGGCAGCTCGTCTGGAGGAGGCAGCAGCGGGAGCTTCTAACACCCACCGCGCCGGTACTCAGCGGCCGGCGGCGTGGGACTCGACCCGCTGCCACACGCGGAAGACGTTGCCCGAGGCGACCTTCTCGATGTCCGCCTCGCTGTAGCCGCGCTCGAGCAGGACGCGGAAGAGGTTCGGGTACTGGGACACGTCCTTGAGGCCGATGGGGAGCGTGGGGCCCACGCCATCGAAGTCCGAGCCGAGGCCCACGTGGTCGATGCCCACCAGCTTCACCACGTGCTCGATGTGGTCGGCCACGTCCTCCACCCGGGCGAGCGGGGCGGGATGCTCGCGCATATAGGACTCCACGAACGCCTTCACCTCGGGGCTATCGAGGGCGAGGCCTCGCTCCTGGGCGAAGGCCGTCACCACCTTGCGGCCCTCCAACTCGTAGGCGTTGTAGGCCTGGGACAGGAAGGCGGAGCCGAAGTTGATCATCACCACCCCACCCTTCGCGGCCAGGGCGCGGATGAGCTCGTCGCTGATGTTGCGCTCGAAGCCGGGCGTGAAGTGGCGGCACGAGGAGTGCGAGGCGATGACGGGCGTCTGGCTCAACTCCACCGCCTGGCGGATGGCGTCATCCGAGAGGTGCGAGACATCCACCATGATGCCCACGCGGTTCATCTCGGCCACCACCTGCTTGCCGAAGGGGCTGAGGCCGTTCCAGGTGCGCTTGCCCGTGTTGAAGGAGGCATCGCTGATCTGGTTGTCCTTGGAGTGCGTGAGGGTGATGTAGCGCACGCCGCGCTGGTGGAAGTGCGCCACGTTCTGGAGCGAGTCCTCGATGGCCGAGCCGTTCTCGATGCCCATGGCGAAGGACACCTTGCCCTCCTGGGAGTTGCGCCGGGCCTCCTCGACCGAGCGGGCCATGGCGAACTTCCCGGGCGACTGGCGGGCGAGCTTCTCCACCATGTCGATCAGCGAGTCCGCGAGGGCCTTCGAAGCCCCGGGCTTCGTCTGGAGATCGGCGGGGATGTAGATGGACATGAAGGCCACGTCGAACCCGCCCTCCACGGCGCGCGGGTAGTCGAAGTCACCCTCGGCGGTGCGCTGCGAGATGTCCTCGGTGGGCTCGCCATGGGGCCCCAGCTTCTCGTGGAGACGGTACGGCACGTCGATGTGGCCATCAGCGATGATGACGCGCTTCGCGAGCGCGCGGCTGCGCTCGGCGAGGTCCGTGGACGAGAGGTTCGCGGGAGCGTCCTGGCGGTTCGAGCCATGGGTGCAGGACGAGGCGGCGAGCAGGAAGAGGCTGAGGAACGCGGTGGTCGGTCTCATGGGGCCACCCGCTTAGCGCACCGGGGCGGGCACGTCATCGACATCAGGGGTACGGGCTCGAGGGGTGCGTGAATAAATCGAGGCGGGAAACGTCCCACCCATGAAGCGGCAGTGAGG
The sequence above is drawn from the Archangium gephyra genome and encodes:
- a CDS encoding dipeptidase, with amino-acid sequence MRPTTAFLSLFLLAASSCTHGSNRQDAPANLSSTDLAERSRALAKRVIIADGHIDVPYRLHEKLGPHGEPTEDISQRTAEGDFDYPRAVEGGFDVAFMSIYIPADLQTKPGASKALADSLIDMVEKLARQSPGKFAMARSVEEARRNSQEGKVSFAMGIENGSAIEDSLQNVAHFHQRGVRYITLTHSKDNQISDASFNTGKRTWNGLSPFGKQVVAEMNRVGIMVDVSHLSDDAIRQAVELSQTPVIASHSSCRHFTPGFERNISDELIRALAAKGGVVMINFGSAFLSQAYNAYELEGRKVVTAFAQERGLALDSPEVKAFVESYMREHPAPLARVEDVADHIEHVVKLVGIDHVGLGSDFDGVGPTLPIGLKDVSQYPNLFRVLLERGYSEADIEKVASGNVFRVWQRVESHAAGR
- a CDS encoding serine/threonine protein kinase codes for the protein MTTPAPTPLCPQCGSNLSAAGLCPRCLLLGALDEEPELHPVSGLPSRFGDYELLELLGRGGMGRVYRARHLRLERVVALKMLVGGGLASEAELHRFRAETEAAARLDHPSIVPIYEVGEHDGCPYFTMKYVEGGNLADNLERFRGNARRVAEVLAVLARAVHHGHQRGILHRDLKPANVLLDAGGRPHVADFGVARHLEKEAHHTRSGIVVGTPGYMSPEQAAGRSRNLTTATDVYGLGAILYELLTGQPPFTADTPTQVLRRVLETEPTPPHQLAPGIDRDLETLCLKCLEKDPARRYGSAEELAEELERYLRGEPILARPMGRAARVWRWCRRHPVPAGLVGSIAWLLLVTAGAAITVAQAQVDDRRREELSTNIYAARTVAGTVLFKLEEYSDAIERAASSPRLREPLLRHDLPALQGFCREMYEAHEDPRLGLKLPGGESPFDSWFIVDAQGTVLARWPEPSRDFLGKNFAWRDYFEGAKRNALAQRVQPYISRAFLSEADDRHRFAISIPLLDAEGGWRGVLVGMVGTGATLGSLRLSDPDEARHRTAVLVAPRDRNRSEAGQPAPGGYIILLHEALGHGESLPLDGGLARELDEVRRSLTLAEGEQLRMPEPWPTVTLAEHRDPLATREGPWLAALAPVGYTGFVIIVQTPADAAFEMDKTLARRLVLWGGVPFLLGEALLGLVLWSAWRATVRWRESRET
- a CDS encoding TPM domain-containing protein produces the protein MQERKRALAWCVLVLLIGLPAMGATVKSIPMPEPGTWSVDTTGRLRAETLAELNRIGTQVNASGQGQLAIVMVDSTEGRQPRAFATELFNHWGVGHAERNDGALLFVAMDDRKVEIVLGDGVDSAEDIQRSDAVMARIIPLFKQGDADSAVLEGTQGLSALLAQHPASTAPGTGMSLGGGLAAPNQLSEESGSRSSGGSPAFGLFVVAAVIAGIVAIFKMDKNSRGPRKPRRSTTTTTTPYWGGGGFFGGGGYSGGGGGGGGGGYGGGSSSGGGSSGSF